One stretch of Anguilla anguilla isolate fAngAng1 chromosome 5, fAngAng1.pri, whole genome shotgun sequence DNA includes these proteins:
- the LOC118226836 gene encoding cytochrome P450 2F2-like isoform X3: protein MLGSVILLWIGFSLLFLLFRTRRPKNFPPGPWPVPIFGNLLQLNLVNPLDDLRKLSERYGKVYSIYIGSKPAVVLNGLQAMKDALVTQSVEFAGRPQDLLINHLNENKGVVFAYGPVWKEHRRFTLTTLRNFGLGKRSMEERILGEVSYIASDLENNAGKAIDSQILFHKAAFNIICTVLFGTRYKHEDEFLQHNIRYIKEVTKIVNGPWDMIYEMLPLLRHLPLPFQKAFHNMNMVRKSLADQVSQHKESWVTGEPRDLTDCYLDEMDKRGDDVSSFNEKQLIGYLLDLLFAGTDTTANTLLTAFLHLMTHPDVQERCQKEIDEVLGEKEQASYEDRHKMPYTQAMIHETQRVADTVPLSVFHTTTKDIRLMGYDLPKGILIIPNLSSVLSEESQWKFPHDFNPSNFLNDQGEFVKPDAFMPFSAGPRMCLGEGLARMELFLILVTLLRRFNFVWPEDSGVPDYTPVFGITQTTKPYRLGVRLRGS from the exons ATGCTGGGCTCTGTGATTCTCCTATGGATTGGCttcagcctcctcttcctcctcttcagaaCTAGGAGGCCCAAAAACTTCCCCCCTGGACCTTGGCCAGTCCCGATATTTGGaaacctgctgcagctgaaccTGGTCAATCCTCTCGATGATCTCAGAAAG CTGTCGGAACGCTATGGGAAGGTCTACAGTATCTATATTGGGAGCAAGCCAGCTGTGGTGCTCAACGGTCTGCAGGCAATGAAGGATGCACTGGTCACTCAGTCTGTGGAGTTTGCTGGACGACCCCAAGACCTTTTGATAAATCACCTAAATGAGAACAAAG GGGTTGTCTTTGCTTACGGGCCTGTATGGAAGGAGCACCGGAGATTCACCCTAACAACCCTACGGAACTTTGGCCTGGGGAAACGATCCATGGaggagaggattctgggagaggTCTCCTACATAGCCTCAgatttggaaaataatgcag GTAAAGCTATCGACTCGCAGATCCTGTTCCACAAGGCCGCATTCAACATCATCTGCACTGTCCTGTTTGGGACTCGATACAAACATGAAGATGAGTTTCTCCAGCACAACATCCGCTACATCAAGGAAGTCACAAAGATTGTCAATGGCCCCTGGGATATG ATTTATGAAATGTTGCCCCTGCTGAGGCACCTCCCCCTGCCCTTCCAAAAGGCCTttcacaatatgaacatggtcAGAAAGTCACTGGCAGACCAGGTATCCCAACACAAGGAGTCTTGGGTAACAGGAGAGCCACGAGATCTAACAGACTGCTACCTTGATGAAATGGACAAG AGAGGGGACGATGTCTCTTCCttcaatgaaaaacagctgaTCGGTTATCTGCTGGACCTCCTCTTTGCTGGAACAGACACCACTGCTAACACACTCCTCACAGCCTTTCTGCACCTCATGACACACCCAGATGTTCAGG AGAGGTGTCAGAAGGAGATCGATGAGGTGCTTGGGGAGAAGGAGCAGGCCTCTTATGAGGACAGACACAAGATGCCCTACACCCAGGCCATGATCCATGAGACTCAGCGAGTCGCAGACACGGTGCCGCTCAGCGTCTTCCACACCACCACCAAAGACATACGGCTGATGGGCTACGATTTACCCAAG GGAATCCTCATCATCCCCAACCTGTCCTCTGTGCTGAGTGAGGAAAGCCAGTGGAAGTTTCCCCACGACTTCAACCCCTCCAACTTTCTAAATGATCAGGGAGAGTTTGTGAAGCCAGATGCCTTCATGCCCTTCTCTGCTG ggcctCGGATGTGTCTGGGAGAGGGTCTTGCTCGCATGGAGCTCTTCCTGATTCTTGTGACACTCCTACGTCGCTTCAACTTTGTCTGGCCTGAAGACAGTGGTGTGCCTGACTACACGCCTGTTTTTGGGATCACCCAGACAACAAAACCCTACAGACTGGGTGTTAGACTAAGAGGCAGTTGA
- the LOC118226841 gene encoding cytochrome P450 2F5-like has protein sequence MLGSVILLWIGFSLLFLLFRTRRPKNFPPGPRPVPIFGNLLQLNLVNPLDDLRKLSERYGKVYSIYIGSKPAVVLNGLQAMKEALVTQSVEFAGRPQDLMVNHLTEDKGVVLTNGPMWKEHRRFALTTLRNFGLGKRSMEERILGETSYIASHLENNAGKAIDSQILFHKASFNIICTVLFGTRFKHEDEFLQHNIRHITEISKIINGPWAMIYEMLPLLRHLPLPIQKAFQKANMIRESLADQVSQHKEPRVPGEPCDLTDCYLDEMDKRGDDGSSFNEKLLIGYLLDLLFAGTDTTANTLLTAFLYLMTHPDVQERCQKEIDEVLGEKEQASYEDRHKMPYTLAMIHETQRVADTVPLSVFHTTTKDTRLMGYDLPKGILIIPNLSSVLSEESQWKFPHDFNPSNFLNDQGEFVKPDAFMPFSAGPRVCLGEGLARMELFLILVTLLRRFNFVWPEDSGVPDYTPVFGVTQTPKPYRLVVRLRGS, from the exons ATGCTGGGCTCTGTGATTCTCCTATGGATTGGCttcagcctcctcttcctcctcttcagaaCTAGGAGGCCCAAAAACTTCCCCCCTGGACCTCGGCCAGTCCCGATATTTGGaaacctgctgcagctgaaccTGGTCAATCCTCTCGATGATCTCAGAAAG CTGTCGGAACGCTATGGGAAGGTCTACAGTATCTATATTGGGAGCAAGCCAGCTGTGGTGCTCAACGGTCTGCAGGCAATGAAGGAAGCACTGGTCACTCAGTCTGTGGAGTTTGCTGGACGACCCCAAGACCTTATGGTAAATCACCTAACAGAGGACAAAG GGGTTGTATTGACTAATGGGCCTATGTGGAAGGAGCACCGGAGATTCGCCCTAACAACCCTTCGGAACTTTGGCCTGGGGAAACGATCCATGGaggagaggattctgggagagaCCTCCTACATAGCCtcacatttggaaaataatgcag GTAAAGCTATCGACTCACAGATCCTGTTCCACAAGGCCTCATTCAATATCATCTGCACTGTCCTGTTTGGGACTCGATTCAAACATGAAGATGAGTTTCTCCAACACAACATCCGCCACATCACAGAAATCTCAAAGATCATCAATGGCCCCTGGGCTATG ATTTATGAAATGTTGCCCCTGCTGAGGCACCTCCCCCTGCCCATTCAGAAGGCCTTTCAGAAAGCGAACATGATCAGAGAGTCACTGGCAGACCAAGTATCCCAACACAAGGAGCCTCGTGTCCCAGGAGAACCATGTGATCTAACGGACTGCTACCTTGATGAAATGGACAAG agagGGGACGATGGCTCTTCCTTCAATGAAAAACTGCTGATTGGTTATCTGCTGGACCTCCTCTTTGCTGGAACAGACACCACTGCTAACACACTCCTCACAGCCTTTCTGTACCTCATGACTCACCCAGATGTTCAGG AGAGGTGTCAGAAGGAGATCGACGAGGTGCTTGGGGAGAAGGAGCAGGCCTCTTATGAGGACAGACACAAGATGCCCTACACACTGGCCATGATCCACGAGACTCAGCGAGTCGCAGACACGGTGCCACTCAGCGTTTTCCAcaccaccaccaaagacacacGGCTGATGGGCTACGATTTACCCAAG GGAATCCTCATCATCCCCAACCTGTCCTCTGTGCTGAGTGAGGAAAGCCAGTGGAAGTTTCCCCACGACTTCAACCCCTCCAACTTCCTAAATGATCAGGGAGAGTTTGTGAAGCCAGATGCCTTCATGCCCTTCTCTGCTG ggcctCGGGTGTGTCTGGGAGAGGGTCTTGCTCGCATGGAGCTCTTCCTGATTCTTGTGACACTCCTACGTCGCTTCAACTTCGTCTGGCCCGAAGACAGTGGTGTGCCTGACTACACCCCTGTTTTTGGGGTCACCCAGACACCAAAACCCTACAGACTGGTTGTTAGACTAAGAGGCAGTTGA